Proteins from one Mixophyes fleayi isolate aMixFle1 chromosome 9, aMixFle1.hap1, whole genome shotgun sequence genomic window:
- the LOC142101270 gene encoding methyl-CpG-binding domain protein 1-like isoform X2, whose protein sequence is MDRKRKGVRFRFLLHSRPLPTAQRETTGQFQASPVTMSEGWKDWPILGLGWKRRTAVRKSGASCGHSDTYYQSPTGKRIRSKSEMAKLLGDSVDLSMFDFKNGTVIPPEKRRTPKKHSLSPKSTGESQAKKQRLSFPLSPTQDQQIVQEDESLVVCCTGCQVWFTGVEFGKSKQTVWYCADCRASRRAFNKQQKLLKNAGCGACVACRLSENCGYCTVCLLRSHNPEFGSSWKCVKRRCVQGGDCGNCQGCSVTEDCEACSVCIKRQQMPSHEVQEKCLKRRCQIKKPEIQSPEKKGFSTKKLNIKWKPLSEQDSSSFTSKHKKKPYFNKMKPKFERRRPQQLAGRRKNRKCGACEACLQKLDCGECDFCQDKPKFGGRNLKRQKCRWRQCLRFAMEKNIPLYLKSTNHPVLLERIKKEASENMDAILRQDEEAQITAKIPVIKLERLEQRNGGYGSTDETNGGWAIDHVDTKVIKQEFIESSIVDHRQEGPLDLHCSVKTEEFITENDDVEEADESTPVIMEIFSLGSYNAANGLDHVLQEFVAELIEIPLPAHWEILPHTGPNLQLVQRSRVSTMAETIIHIQPGLHFYIIVREYTVPSFHELYDKHPSRLTTVDEVVELICDLEAYRPCSALPKQGPRSPNCRVLVYEERCPECCTNPWPSGSDL, encoded by the exons ATGGACCGGAAGAGGAAGGGAGTCCGCTTCCGCTTCCTGCTTCACTCCCGCCCGTTGCCTACTGCTCAGCGAGAGACTACAGGGCAG TTCCAGGCGTCCCCCGTCACCATGTCTGAAGGCTGGAAGGACTGGCCTATTCTAGGCCTCGGCTGGAAACGCCGGACGGCCGTCCGTAAATCGGGAGCGTCCTGTGGGCACTCGGACACGTATTATCAGAG tCCCACTGGAAAACGCATCCGAAGCAAGAGTGAGATGGCAAAGTTATTGGGGGACTCTGTTGACCTGTCAATGTTTGACTTTAAGAACGGCACCGTGATACCACCAGAGAAG AGGAGGACGCCGAAGAAGCATAGCTTATCCCCCAAATCTACGGGGGAATCCCAAGCCAAAAAGCAGCGCTTGTCCTTTCCACTTTCTCCCACCCAAGACCAGCAAATTGTGCAGGAAGATGAATCCTTGGTCGT GTGCTGCACTGGGTGTCAAGTGTGGTTTACTGGAGTTGAATTTGGTAAATCCAAGCAGACGGTGTGGTACTGTGCGGACTGCAGAG CTTCCAGAAGAGCCTTCAACAAACAACAGAAGCTTTTAAAG AACGCCGGCTGTGGAGCGTGTGTTGCCTGCAGGTTGTCCGAGAACTGTGGCTATTGCACGGTGTGTCTCCTCCGCTCACACAACCCAGAGTTCGGCAGCTCCTGGAAGTGCGTGAAAAGACGCTGTGTGCAG GGTGGCGATTGCGGTAATTGCCAGGGCTGCTCCGTGACCGAGGACTGTGAGGCCTGTTCTGTGTGTATTAAAAGGCAACAGATGCCGAGCCACGAGGTTCAAGAGAAGTGTCTGAAACGCAGGTGTCAAATTAAG AAACCCGAGATCCAATCGCCAGAAAAAAAAGGTTTCAGTACAAAGAAGTTGAACATA AAATGGAAACCCTTGTCGGAGCAAGATTCCAGCTCGTTTACGTCCAAGCATAAG AAAAAACCCTATTTTAACAAAATGAAGCCGAAATTTGAGAGAAGAAGGCCGCAG CAATTGGCAGGCCGCCGCAAGAACCGGAAATGTGGGGCGTGCGAGGCCTGCCTACAGAAGTTGGACTGTGGCGAGTGTGACTTCTGCCAGGACAAACCCAAATTCGGTGGCCGTAACCTAAAACGGCAGAAGTGCCGCTGGCGCCAGTGCCTGCGCTTTGCCATG GAGAAGAACATCCCGCTGTACCTCAAGTCTACCAATCACCCTGTACTGCTGGAGCGCATCAAGAAAGAGGCGTCTGAGAATATGGATGCAATATTG AGACAAGATGAGGAAGCGCAGATAACGGCTAAGATACCGGTTATTAAACTGGAACGTCTGGAACAGAGAAATGGCGGTTACGGGTCTACAGAT GAAACAAATGGCGGTTGGGCCATAGACCATGTGGATACCAAAGTAATAAAACAGGAGTTTATAGAGAGTAGCATCGTCGATCACAGACAAGAAGGACCTTTG GATCTCCATTGTTCCGTGAAGACGGAAGAGTTTATCACCGAGAACGACGATGTGGAGGAGGCTGATGAGAGCACTCCAGTG ATCATGGAGATCTTCAGCCTGGGTTCCTACAACGCAGCAAATGGCCTAGACCACGTTCTGCAAGAATTTGTGGCCGAGCTCATCGAGATTCCACTGCCCGCTCATTGGGAAATATTGCCTCACACTGGCCCTAACTTGCAATTAGTCCAGAGGTCCAGGGTCTCCACCATGGCAGAGACAATCATTCACATTCAACCAGGacttcatttttatattatagtAAGAGAATACACTGTTCCCTCTTTCCATGAACTCTACGATAAACACCCAAGTCGGCTCACCACCGTGGACGAAGTAGTAGAGCTAATCTGCGACCTTGAAGCTTACCGTCCTTGCTCGGCTCTTCCCAAACAAGGGCCGCGTTCTCCAAACTGTCGCGTCCTGGTGTATGAGGAGAGGTGCCCAGAATGCTGTACAAACCCGTGGCCATCAGGCAGTGACCTCTGA
- the LOC142101270 gene encoding methyl-CpG-binding domain protein 1-like isoform X1: protein MDRKRKGVRFRFLLHSRPLPTAQRETTGQFQASPVTMSEGWKDWPILGLGWKRRTAVRKSGASCGHSDTYYQSPTGKRIRSKSEMAKLLGDSVDLSMFDFKNGTVIPPEKRRTPKKHSLSPKSTGESQAKKQRLSFPLSPTQDQQIVQEDESLVVCCTGCQVWFTGVEFGKSKQTVWYCADCRASRRAFNKQQKLLKNAGCGACVACRLSENCGYCTVCLLRSHNPEFGSSWKCVKRRCVQVIRKGGDCGNCQGCSVTEDCEACSVCIKRQQMPSHEVQEKCLKRRCQIKKPEIQSPEKKGFSTKKLNIKWKPLSEQDSSSFTSKHKKKPYFNKMKPKFERRRPQQLAGRRKNRKCGACEACLQKLDCGECDFCQDKPKFGGRNLKRQKCRWRQCLRFAMEKNIPLYLKSTNHPVLLERIKKEASENMDAILRQDEEAQITAKIPVIKLERLEQRNGGYGSTDETNGGWAIDHVDTKVIKQEFIESSIVDHRQEGPLDLHCSVKTEEFITENDDVEEADESTPVIMEIFSLGSYNAANGLDHVLQEFVAELIEIPLPAHWEILPHTGPNLQLVQRSRVSTMAETIIHIQPGLHFYIIVREYTVPSFHELYDKHPSRLTTVDEVVELICDLEAYRPCSALPKQGPRSPNCRVLVYEERCPECCTNPWPSGSDL, encoded by the exons ATGGACCGGAAGAGGAAGGGAGTCCGCTTCCGCTTCCTGCTTCACTCCCGCCCGTTGCCTACTGCTCAGCGAGAGACTACAGGGCAG TTCCAGGCGTCCCCCGTCACCATGTCTGAAGGCTGGAAGGACTGGCCTATTCTAGGCCTCGGCTGGAAACGCCGGACGGCCGTCCGTAAATCGGGAGCGTCCTGTGGGCACTCGGACACGTATTATCAGAG tCCCACTGGAAAACGCATCCGAAGCAAGAGTGAGATGGCAAAGTTATTGGGGGACTCTGTTGACCTGTCAATGTTTGACTTTAAGAACGGCACCGTGATACCACCAGAGAAG AGGAGGACGCCGAAGAAGCATAGCTTATCCCCCAAATCTACGGGGGAATCCCAAGCCAAAAAGCAGCGCTTGTCCTTTCCACTTTCTCCCACCCAAGACCAGCAAATTGTGCAGGAAGATGAATCCTTGGTCGT GTGCTGCACTGGGTGTCAAGTGTGGTTTACTGGAGTTGAATTTGGTAAATCCAAGCAGACGGTGTGGTACTGTGCGGACTGCAGAG CTTCCAGAAGAGCCTTCAACAAACAACAGAAGCTTTTAAAG AACGCCGGCTGTGGAGCGTGTGTTGCCTGCAGGTTGTCCGAGAACTGTGGCTATTGCACGGTGTGTCTCCTCCGCTCACACAACCCAGAGTTCGGCAGCTCCTGGAAGTGCGTGAAAAGACGCTGTGTGCAGGTAATCCGCAAG GGTGGCGATTGCGGTAATTGCCAGGGCTGCTCCGTGACCGAGGACTGTGAGGCCTGTTCTGTGTGTATTAAAAGGCAACAGATGCCGAGCCACGAGGTTCAAGAGAAGTGTCTGAAACGCAGGTGTCAAATTAAG AAACCCGAGATCCAATCGCCAGAAAAAAAAGGTTTCAGTACAAAGAAGTTGAACATA AAATGGAAACCCTTGTCGGAGCAAGATTCCAGCTCGTTTACGTCCAAGCATAAG AAAAAACCCTATTTTAACAAAATGAAGCCGAAATTTGAGAGAAGAAGGCCGCAG CAATTGGCAGGCCGCCGCAAGAACCGGAAATGTGGGGCGTGCGAGGCCTGCCTACAGAAGTTGGACTGTGGCGAGTGTGACTTCTGCCAGGACAAACCCAAATTCGGTGGCCGTAACCTAAAACGGCAGAAGTGCCGCTGGCGCCAGTGCCTGCGCTTTGCCATG GAGAAGAACATCCCGCTGTACCTCAAGTCTACCAATCACCCTGTACTGCTGGAGCGCATCAAGAAAGAGGCGTCTGAGAATATGGATGCAATATTG AGACAAGATGAGGAAGCGCAGATAACGGCTAAGATACCGGTTATTAAACTGGAACGTCTGGAACAGAGAAATGGCGGTTACGGGTCTACAGAT GAAACAAATGGCGGTTGGGCCATAGACCATGTGGATACCAAAGTAATAAAACAGGAGTTTATAGAGAGTAGCATCGTCGATCACAGACAAGAAGGACCTTTG GATCTCCATTGTTCCGTGAAGACGGAAGAGTTTATCACCGAGAACGACGATGTGGAGGAGGCTGATGAGAGCACTCCAGTG ATCATGGAGATCTTCAGCCTGGGTTCCTACAACGCAGCAAATGGCCTAGACCACGTTCTGCAAGAATTTGTGGCCGAGCTCATCGAGATTCCACTGCCCGCTCATTGGGAAATATTGCCTCACACTGGCCCTAACTTGCAATTAGTCCAGAGGTCCAGGGTCTCCACCATGGCAGAGACAATCATTCACATTCAACCAGGacttcatttttatattatagtAAGAGAATACACTGTTCCCTCTTTCCATGAACTCTACGATAAACACCCAAGTCGGCTCACCACCGTGGACGAAGTAGTAGAGCTAATCTGCGACCTTGAAGCTTACCGTCCTTGCTCGGCTCTTCCCAAACAAGGGCCGCGTTCTCCAAACTGTCGCGTCCTGGTGTATGAGGAGAGGTGCCCAGAATGCTGTACAAACCCGTGGCCATCAGGCAGTGACCTCTGA
- the LOC142101270 gene encoding methyl-CpG-binding domain protein 1-like isoform X3 translates to MDRKRKGVRFRFLLHSRPLPTAQRETTGQFQASPVTMSEGWKDWPILGLGWKRRTAVRKSGASCGHSDTYYQSPTGKRIRSKSEMAKLLGDSVDLSMFDFKNGTVIPPEKRRTPKKHSLSPKSTGESQAKKQRLSFPLSPTQDQQIVQEDESLVVCCTGCQVWFTGVEFGKSKQTVWYCADCRASRRAFNKQQKLLKNAGCGACVACRLSENCGYCTVCLLRSHNPEFGSSWKCVKRRCVQVIRKGGDCGNCQGCSVTEDCEACSVCIKRQQMPSHEVQEKCLKRRCQIKKPEIQSPEKKGFSTKKLNIKWKPLSEQDSSSFTSKHKQLAGRRKNRKCGACEACLQKLDCGECDFCQDKPKFGGRNLKRQKCRWRQCLRFAMEKNIPLYLKSTNHPVLLERIKKEASENMDAILRQDEEAQITAKIPVIKLERLEQRNGGYGSTDETNGGWAIDHVDTKVIKQEFIESSIVDHRQEGPLDLHCSVKTEEFITENDDVEEADESTPVIMEIFSLGSYNAANGLDHVLQEFVAELIEIPLPAHWEILPHTGPNLQLVQRSRVSTMAETIIHIQPGLHFYIIVREYTVPSFHELYDKHPSRLTTVDEVVELICDLEAYRPCSALPKQGPRSPNCRVLVYEERCPECCTNPWPSGSDL, encoded by the exons ATGGACCGGAAGAGGAAGGGAGTCCGCTTCCGCTTCCTGCTTCACTCCCGCCCGTTGCCTACTGCTCAGCGAGAGACTACAGGGCAG TTCCAGGCGTCCCCCGTCACCATGTCTGAAGGCTGGAAGGACTGGCCTATTCTAGGCCTCGGCTGGAAACGCCGGACGGCCGTCCGTAAATCGGGAGCGTCCTGTGGGCACTCGGACACGTATTATCAGAG tCCCACTGGAAAACGCATCCGAAGCAAGAGTGAGATGGCAAAGTTATTGGGGGACTCTGTTGACCTGTCAATGTTTGACTTTAAGAACGGCACCGTGATACCACCAGAGAAG AGGAGGACGCCGAAGAAGCATAGCTTATCCCCCAAATCTACGGGGGAATCCCAAGCCAAAAAGCAGCGCTTGTCCTTTCCACTTTCTCCCACCCAAGACCAGCAAATTGTGCAGGAAGATGAATCCTTGGTCGT GTGCTGCACTGGGTGTCAAGTGTGGTTTACTGGAGTTGAATTTGGTAAATCCAAGCAGACGGTGTGGTACTGTGCGGACTGCAGAG CTTCCAGAAGAGCCTTCAACAAACAACAGAAGCTTTTAAAG AACGCCGGCTGTGGAGCGTGTGTTGCCTGCAGGTTGTCCGAGAACTGTGGCTATTGCACGGTGTGTCTCCTCCGCTCACACAACCCAGAGTTCGGCAGCTCCTGGAAGTGCGTGAAAAGACGCTGTGTGCAGGTAATCCGCAAG GGTGGCGATTGCGGTAATTGCCAGGGCTGCTCCGTGACCGAGGACTGTGAGGCCTGTTCTGTGTGTATTAAAAGGCAACAGATGCCGAGCCACGAGGTTCAAGAGAAGTGTCTGAAACGCAGGTGTCAAATTAAG AAACCCGAGATCCAATCGCCAGAAAAAAAAGGTTTCAGTACAAAGAAGTTGAACATA AAATGGAAACCCTTGTCGGAGCAAGATTCCAGCTCGTTTACGTCCAAGCATAAG CAATTGGCAGGCCGCCGCAAGAACCGGAAATGTGGGGCGTGCGAGGCCTGCCTACAGAAGTTGGACTGTGGCGAGTGTGACTTCTGCCAGGACAAACCCAAATTCGGTGGCCGTAACCTAAAACGGCAGAAGTGCCGCTGGCGCCAGTGCCTGCGCTTTGCCATG GAGAAGAACATCCCGCTGTACCTCAAGTCTACCAATCACCCTGTACTGCTGGAGCGCATCAAGAAAGAGGCGTCTGAGAATATGGATGCAATATTG AGACAAGATGAGGAAGCGCAGATAACGGCTAAGATACCGGTTATTAAACTGGAACGTCTGGAACAGAGAAATGGCGGTTACGGGTCTACAGAT GAAACAAATGGCGGTTGGGCCATAGACCATGTGGATACCAAAGTAATAAAACAGGAGTTTATAGAGAGTAGCATCGTCGATCACAGACAAGAAGGACCTTTG GATCTCCATTGTTCCGTGAAGACGGAAGAGTTTATCACCGAGAACGACGATGTGGAGGAGGCTGATGAGAGCACTCCAGTG ATCATGGAGATCTTCAGCCTGGGTTCCTACAACGCAGCAAATGGCCTAGACCACGTTCTGCAAGAATTTGTGGCCGAGCTCATCGAGATTCCACTGCCCGCTCATTGGGAAATATTGCCTCACACTGGCCCTAACTTGCAATTAGTCCAGAGGTCCAGGGTCTCCACCATGGCAGAGACAATCATTCACATTCAACCAGGacttcatttttatattatagtAAGAGAATACACTGTTCCCTCTTTCCATGAACTCTACGATAAACACCCAAGTCGGCTCACCACCGTGGACGAAGTAGTAGAGCTAATCTGCGACCTTGAAGCTTACCGTCCTTGCTCGGCTCTTCCCAAACAAGGGCCGCGTTCTCCAAACTGTCGCGTCCTGGTGTATGAGGAGAGGTGCCCAGAATGCTGTACAAACCCGTGGCCATCAGGCAGTGACCTCTGA
- the LOC142101270 gene encoding uncharacterized protein LOC142101270 isoform X5: MDRKRKGVRFRFLLHSRPLPTAQRETTGQFQASPVTMSEGWKDWPILGLGWKRRTAVRKSGASCGHSDTYYQSPTGKRIRSKSEMAKLLGDSVDLSMFDFKNGTVIPPEKRRTPKKHSLSPKSTGESQAKKQRLSFPLSPTQDQQIVQEDESLVVCCTGCQVWFTGVEFGKSKQTVWYCADCRASRRAFNKQQKLLKNAGCGACVACRLSENCGYCTVCLLRSHNPEFGSSWKCVKRRCVQVIRKGGDCGNCQGCSVTEDCEACSVCIKRQQMPSHEVQEKCLKRRCQIKKPEIQSPEKKGFSTKKLNIKWKPLSEQDSSSFTSKHKEKNIPLYLKSTNHPVLLERIKKEASENMDAILRQDEEAQITAKIPVIKLERLEQRNGGYGSTDETNGGWAIDHVDTKVIKQEFIESSIVDHRQEGPLDLHCSVKTEEFITENDDVEEADESTPVIMEIFSLGSYNAANGLDHVLQEFVAELIEIPLPAHWEILPHTGPNLQLVQRSRVSTMAETIIHIQPGLHFYIIVREYTVPSFHELYDKHPSRLTTVDEVVELICDLEAYRPCSALPKQGPRSPNCRVLVYEERCPECCTNPWPSGSDL; encoded by the exons ATGGACCGGAAGAGGAAGGGAGTCCGCTTCCGCTTCCTGCTTCACTCCCGCCCGTTGCCTACTGCTCAGCGAGAGACTACAGGGCAG TTCCAGGCGTCCCCCGTCACCATGTCTGAAGGCTGGAAGGACTGGCCTATTCTAGGCCTCGGCTGGAAACGCCGGACGGCCGTCCGTAAATCGGGAGCGTCCTGTGGGCACTCGGACACGTATTATCAGAG tCCCACTGGAAAACGCATCCGAAGCAAGAGTGAGATGGCAAAGTTATTGGGGGACTCTGTTGACCTGTCAATGTTTGACTTTAAGAACGGCACCGTGATACCACCAGAGAAG AGGAGGACGCCGAAGAAGCATAGCTTATCCCCCAAATCTACGGGGGAATCCCAAGCCAAAAAGCAGCGCTTGTCCTTTCCACTTTCTCCCACCCAAGACCAGCAAATTGTGCAGGAAGATGAATCCTTGGTCGT GTGCTGCACTGGGTGTCAAGTGTGGTTTACTGGAGTTGAATTTGGTAAATCCAAGCAGACGGTGTGGTACTGTGCGGACTGCAGAG CTTCCAGAAGAGCCTTCAACAAACAACAGAAGCTTTTAAAG AACGCCGGCTGTGGAGCGTGTGTTGCCTGCAGGTTGTCCGAGAACTGTGGCTATTGCACGGTGTGTCTCCTCCGCTCACACAACCCAGAGTTCGGCAGCTCCTGGAAGTGCGTGAAAAGACGCTGTGTGCAGGTAATCCGCAAG GGTGGCGATTGCGGTAATTGCCAGGGCTGCTCCGTGACCGAGGACTGTGAGGCCTGTTCTGTGTGTATTAAAAGGCAACAGATGCCGAGCCACGAGGTTCAAGAGAAGTGTCTGAAACGCAGGTGTCAAATTAAG AAACCCGAGATCCAATCGCCAGAAAAAAAAGGTTTCAGTACAAAGAAGTTGAACATA AAATGGAAACCCTTGTCGGAGCAAGATTCCAGCTCGTTTACGTCCAAGCATAAG GAGAAGAACATCCCGCTGTACCTCAAGTCTACCAATCACCCTGTACTGCTGGAGCGCATCAAGAAAGAGGCGTCTGAGAATATGGATGCAATATTG AGACAAGATGAGGAAGCGCAGATAACGGCTAAGATACCGGTTATTAAACTGGAACGTCTGGAACAGAGAAATGGCGGTTACGGGTCTACAGAT GAAACAAATGGCGGTTGGGCCATAGACCATGTGGATACCAAAGTAATAAAACAGGAGTTTATAGAGAGTAGCATCGTCGATCACAGACAAGAAGGACCTTTG GATCTCCATTGTTCCGTGAAGACGGAAGAGTTTATCACCGAGAACGACGATGTGGAGGAGGCTGATGAGAGCACTCCAGTG ATCATGGAGATCTTCAGCCTGGGTTCCTACAACGCAGCAAATGGCCTAGACCACGTTCTGCAAGAATTTGTGGCCGAGCTCATCGAGATTCCACTGCCCGCTCATTGGGAAATATTGCCTCACACTGGCCCTAACTTGCAATTAGTCCAGAGGTCCAGGGTCTCCACCATGGCAGAGACAATCATTCACATTCAACCAGGacttcatttttatattatagtAAGAGAATACACTGTTCCCTCTTTCCATGAACTCTACGATAAACACCCAAGTCGGCTCACCACCGTGGACGAAGTAGTAGAGCTAATCTGCGACCTTGAAGCTTACCGTCCTTGCTCGGCTCTTCCCAAACAAGGGCCGCGTTCTCCAAACTGTCGCGTCCTGGTGTATGAGGAGAGGTGCCCAGAATGCTGTACAAACCCGTGGCCATCAGGCAGTGACCTCTGA
- the LOC142101270 gene encoding uncharacterized protein LOC142101270 isoform X4, giving the protein MDRKRKGVRFRFLLHSRPLPTAQRETTGQFQASPVTMSEGWKDWPILGLGWKRRTAVRKSGASCGHSDTYYQSPTGKRIRSKSEMAKLLGDSVDLSMFDFKNGTVIPPEKRRTPKKHSLSPKSTGESQAKKQRLSFPLSPTQDQQIVQEDESLVVCCTGCQVWFTGVEFGKSKQTVWYCADCRASRRAFNKQQKLLKNAGCGACVACRLSENCGYCTVCLLRSHNPEFGSSWKCVKRRCVQVIRKGGDCGNCQGCSVTEDCEACSVCIKRQQMPSHEVQEKCLKRRCQIKKPEIQSPEKKGFSTKKLNIKWKPLSEQDSSSFTSKHKKKPYFNKMKPKFERRRPQEKNIPLYLKSTNHPVLLERIKKEASENMDAILRQDEEAQITAKIPVIKLERLEQRNGGYGSTDETNGGWAIDHVDTKVIKQEFIESSIVDHRQEGPLDLHCSVKTEEFITENDDVEEADESTPVIMEIFSLGSYNAANGLDHVLQEFVAELIEIPLPAHWEILPHTGPNLQLVQRSRVSTMAETIIHIQPGLHFYIIVREYTVPSFHELYDKHPSRLTTVDEVVELICDLEAYRPCSALPKQGPRSPNCRVLVYEERCPECCTNPWPSGSDL; this is encoded by the exons ATGGACCGGAAGAGGAAGGGAGTCCGCTTCCGCTTCCTGCTTCACTCCCGCCCGTTGCCTACTGCTCAGCGAGAGACTACAGGGCAG TTCCAGGCGTCCCCCGTCACCATGTCTGAAGGCTGGAAGGACTGGCCTATTCTAGGCCTCGGCTGGAAACGCCGGACGGCCGTCCGTAAATCGGGAGCGTCCTGTGGGCACTCGGACACGTATTATCAGAG tCCCACTGGAAAACGCATCCGAAGCAAGAGTGAGATGGCAAAGTTATTGGGGGACTCTGTTGACCTGTCAATGTTTGACTTTAAGAACGGCACCGTGATACCACCAGAGAAG AGGAGGACGCCGAAGAAGCATAGCTTATCCCCCAAATCTACGGGGGAATCCCAAGCCAAAAAGCAGCGCTTGTCCTTTCCACTTTCTCCCACCCAAGACCAGCAAATTGTGCAGGAAGATGAATCCTTGGTCGT GTGCTGCACTGGGTGTCAAGTGTGGTTTACTGGAGTTGAATTTGGTAAATCCAAGCAGACGGTGTGGTACTGTGCGGACTGCAGAG CTTCCAGAAGAGCCTTCAACAAACAACAGAAGCTTTTAAAG AACGCCGGCTGTGGAGCGTGTGTTGCCTGCAGGTTGTCCGAGAACTGTGGCTATTGCACGGTGTGTCTCCTCCGCTCACACAACCCAGAGTTCGGCAGCTCCTGGAAGTGCGTGAAAAGACGCTGTGTGCAGGTAATCCGCAAG GGTGGCGATTGCGGTAATTGCCAGGGCTGCTCCGTGACCGAGGACTGTGAGGCCTGTTCTGTGTGTATTAAAAGGCAACAGATGCCGAGCCACGAGGTTCAAGAGAAGTGTCTGAAACGCAGGTGTCAAATTAAG AAACCCGAGATCCAATCGCCAGAAAAAAAAGGTTTCAGTACAAAGAAGTTGAACATA AAATGGAAACCCTTGTCGGAGCAAGATTCCAGCTCGTTTACGTCCAAGCATAAG AAAAAACCCTATTTTAACAAAATGAAGCCGAAATTTGAGAGAAGAAGGCCGCAG GAGAAGAACATCCCGCTGTACCTCAAGTCTACCAATCACCCTGTACTGCTGGAGCGCATCAAGAAAGAGGCGTCTGAGAATATGGATGCAATATTG AGACAAGATGAGGAAGCGCAGATAACGGCTAAGATACCGGTTATTAAACTGGAACGTCTGGAACAGAGAAATGGCGGTTACGGGTCTACAGAT GAAACAAATGGCGGTTGGGCCATAGACCATGTGGATACCAAAGTAATAAAACAGGAGTTTATAGAGAGTAGCATCGTCGATCACAGACAAGAAGGACCTTTG GATCTCCATTGTTCCGTGAAGACGGAAGAGTTTATCACCGAGAACGACGATGTGGAGGAGGCTGATGAGAGCACTCCAGTG ATCATGGAGATCTTCAGCCTGGGTTCCTACAACGCAGCAAATGGCCTAGACCACGTTCTGCAAGAATTTGTGGCCGAGCTCATCGAGATTCCACTGCCCGCTCATTGGGAAATATTGCCTCACACTGGCCCTAACTTGCAATTAGTCCAGAGGTCCAGGGTCTCCACCATGGCAGAGACAATCATTCACATTCAACCAGGacttcatttttatattatagtAAGAGAATACACTGTTCCCTCTTTCCATGAACTCTACGATAAACACCCAAGTCGGCTCACCACCGTGGACGAAGTAGTAGAGCTAATCTGCGACCTTGAAGCTTACCGTCCTTGCTCGGCTCTTCCCAAACAAGGGCCGCGTTCTCCAAACTGTCGCGTCCTGGTGTATGAGGAGAGGTGCCCAGAATGCTGTACAAACCCGTGGCCATCAGGCAGTGACCTCTGA